In Fusobacterium nucleatum, the genomic stretch ATTTTTCCTAAATTTTCTTTTGGTTTTTCTTCTTTTACTTCACTTTTTTGAGAGATATTTTCAGAATTTTCTTCACTATTTATAATTTCTTCTTTTTGCTGGTTCTCATCTTTGTTTTCTACAATCTCATCTTCTTTTTTACCTGTTTGTTTTTCAGCAATATTTTTATCTTCTGTAACTTTTTCTGCATCTTGTTTTACTGGTGATTTTTGAACTTCTGATCTTGAATTTGGTGTTTCTCCTAAAAGTTCTGCTGAAAAATCATCTATTAGCTGAACTTCTTTAATTTCATTTGTATAACTATTAGTAAATAATATTCCTAAAATTGACATAACTAAAAATATTTTTTTTAATTTCTTATACATTTTACTTACTCCTATAACTTAAAATAGCCATTACATTATACCACAATGTAACGGCTATTTATAATTTTTTTAATTTTTTATATTCTATTCAGCTTTTTTTCCATCTCTCTTAGCTATATAATCTTCTATTGCCATCTTGATAGCTTCTTCTGCTAAAACTGAACAATGCATTTTAACAGCTGGTAATCCACCTAATGCTTCAACAACTGCTTTATTTGTCACTTGTAAAGCTTCCTCAACTGTTTTTCCTATAATCATATCAGTTGAAATTGAAGAACTTGCAATAGCTGATGCACAACCAAAAGTTCTAAATTTTACATCTGTAATTATATCATTATCAACTTTAATAAAAATTTCCATTATATCTCCACAAGAGGGATTTCCTACTTTTCCATACCCATCTGGGTTTTCAATTACTCCCACATTATGAGGATGCATAAAGTGTTGCATAACCTTTTCTGTATATTGCATAAAAATTCATCTCCTTTAATTATCTAAAAAATCTATTTTTTAAAAACTTGCTTCATTAGTCAGTTTATTATCTCTAAAAGTTTTCCATAATGGTGATAATTCTCTTAATTTTTCTATTATTTCAACCAATGATTCAATAGTATAATCAATTTCTTCTTTTGTAGTGTATTTACTTAAAGAAAATCTTAGTGTTCCATGTGCAAATTCAGCTGGTATTCCCATAGCCAGTAAAACATGTGATGGTTGTAAACTGTCAGATGAACAAGCTGAACCTGAACTTACTGCAATTCCTTTTAAACTTAGATTTAAAAGCATAGATTCTCCTTCTAAGTATTTAAAAGTGATACTTGAAGTACCTGGCAATCTTCTTGCGCCTTTTCCATTTATTTTTATTTCTGGTATTCTTTTTGTAATTTCATCTTCAAAATAATCTCTTAATTTTTCCTCTTTATCCCACACTTCTTTCATATCGGCTACTGCCATTTGAAGTGCCTTAGCCAAACCAACTATATAAGGAACATTTGAAGTTCCTGGTCTTCTTTTTCCTTCTTGGTTACCTCCTGTGATAACTCTTGCTAAACGAATACCATCTCTTTTGTATAAAACTCCTATTCCCTTTGGTGCATGGAACTTATGTCCTGAGAAAGATAACAAATCTATTCCCATTCTTTCTGGATATATTTCAACTTTTCCCATAGTTTGAACTGCATCAACATGGAATATTATTTTTCTTTCCTTTGTTATTTTTGCAATTTCTTCTATTGGTTGAAAAGTTCCAACTTCATTATTTGCATGCATAACACTTACAAGAATTGTATCTTCTCTCAATGCTTTTTTAAATTCATCCATTATTATAACACCATTTTCATCAACTGGCACCATTGTAATTTCAAAGCCATCATCCATTAAATCTATAAAAGTATTTTTTACTGCTGGATGTTCTATTGTTGATGTTATAATATGTTTTCCTCTATGTTTATATGCCTTTGCTATTCCTCTAATTGCTAAATTATCTCCTTCACTTCCAGAAGCAGTAAAAATTATTTCATTTGGCTTTGCTTTTAAAATATCAGCAATAGTTTGTCTTGCTTCTGTTATTGCCTTTCCTGTTTCAGCTCCAAATAAATGTAAGCTAAATGGATTGCCATAATATTCTGAAAAATATGGCATCATTGCTTTCACAACTTCTTCATCAACCTTTGTTGTTGCATTATTATCTAAATAAACTTTCATTGCATCTCATCTCCCTAATAGTATATATACTTTATAGCATTCTTTATAAAATTTGTCAAGAATAAATTATACTTTTTTAGTTCTCATTAGATAATTTTTTTACTCCATAGTTGCAATACTCAGAAATTTCACACTCTGAACATTTTGGTCTTCTTGCTATACAAGTTGCTCTTCCATGTAAAATAAGATAGTGAGAAAAATTTATCCAAGATTTTTTAGGAACAATTTTCATAAGCTCCAATTCAATTTTTATCGGATCTTCACTATCTACAAGTCCTATTAAATTTGAAAGTCTTTTTACATGAGTATCAACAGTTATACCATCTGCAAGTCCCCAAACTTCTCCTCTTACAACATTGGCAGTCTTTCTTCCAACTCCTGCTAACTCTGTGAGTTTATCCATATCCTGTGGGACTTCTCCATTATATTTTTCTAATAACTGCTCACTACACTTTTTTATATTCTTAGCTTTATTTCTAAAAAAACCAGTACTTTTTATATAGTTTTCAATTTCTTCTAATTTCATATTAGCAAATTGTTCTGGTGTGTTTACATGCTTAAACATTTCTTCTGTAACTATATTGACTCTTTTATCTGTACATTGTGCAGAGAGTATAACTGCCACCAAAAGTTCAAAAGAAGTTTTGAAATCCAAAGCACATTTAGGTTCTCCAAACTTCTTTTCTAATTCTGCTAATATTTTTTTTACTTTTTCTTTCTTTGTCATTGTATCATATCCTTATTAAGTAAAATTTTTCTTGAAATAAAGTTATTATGAAATTTCTATTAATTATACCAACTACTTGACATCCATTAGTGTTTCGTGAGCTCCACAAAGGCTCTCTCAACAATAATGGATGTCGCAGTAGTTTTAGTTAAATTTATTTAATGTCCTTTCAAGAAAAATTTAATTTATTTTAAAGTTGCTTAATAAATATTAAATATTCTAGCCTGTCGTTACAAATTTCTTTTTTATCATCATACATAAAACCTAAATTTTCAAAAATCTTTTTTGAAGCAATATTTTCTTCTAATATATATGCTTGAAGATATTTTATATTTTTATTATCATTTAAAAATTTATTTATACTTTCAGATAGTATTTCTTGTGAATATCCTTTATTCCTAAAATCCTTATTTAAATAGATATTCACTTTTGCAATATCTCTTAAAATTTCATAACTTGTCATTGCTACAAAGTTATTTTCTTCATCTTCAAATACATAAATTGAGTAATCAAAAGAAGATATATGAGCTTTATACCATTCATTATGATTTTTATATATTTTTTGTTGTTGCCTTTTATTTTTGAAATATTTATTTACAAAATCTAAATGTAAATTTTTGTAAATAATCTCAATATCATTTTCCCTCATATTTCTTATTTTGAACTTGGACAAGAATACCACACTACCTTAATTATTTTAATCAGATTTTTAATCCATATATCAGTAAATTTATATAATTTTCTCCATCAAAAATTCCATCTTCTATACAACCCTCTAATTTAAAAACCAAACTTTTCATATAGTTTTATTGCTGTATTTCCATTAAAACTAGTACAACCTATTATTTTATTATCTTTTATTGCAACAAAATGATTGCTAGTTTCAAAAGATTTTACTTTTTTTATGTGCTCTTTTTCATCTTCATAACTCAATTTCACTTCATCAGGATAACCAAGTAAAAAATTGGTTTCTCCTTTAACTTTTTTCATAAAATCTAAAAGTTCTTTATAGTCTTCTACTTCTATTTCTCTTATTTCTATTTCCATAGCAAACACCTCTAAAAAGAAAATTGTTTTAATTTTAAAATTATATCACAACTACTGGTAATAAACAATAAAAAGAAAAAATAGTACTTGTCCAACAAGTACTACTTTACTATTTCTATTTTTTTACAATATTGTAAAATTTCTTTTTCCCTAATTTTAAAAGTCCCAATGTCTTATCATTTAAAGTGAACTTAACATCTTTAATTTTTTCATCATTTAAAGACATTCCATTTTGTTCTATAAGTCTTCTTCCTTCACTTTTAGTTTTTATAATTTTTCTGTCAACTAAAACATCTAGTAATTCTTTTGAAAAATCTTCATCTGTTACTTCAATTTTTGGTGCATTATCTAAATTATTTCCACTACCAAATAATGCTTCTGTTGCTTCCTTAGCCTTTGTAGCTTCTTCTTCTCCATGGATAATTTTTGTTACTTCATAAGCTAATACCTTCTTAGCTTCATTTATTTCAGCATCTTTCAATGCTCCAAGTCTTCTAACTTCATCCATAGGTAAGAAAGTTAAAAGTGCTAAA encodes the following:
- the nifU gene encoding Fe-S cluster assembly scaffold protein NifU, with amino-acid sequence MQYTEKVMQHFMHPHNVGVIENPDGYGKVGNPSCGDIMEIFIKVDNDIITDVKFRTFGCASAIASSSISTDMIIGKTVEEALQVTNKAVVEALGGLPAVKMHCSVLAEEAIKMAIEDYIAKRDGKKAE
- the nifS gene encoding cysteine desulfurase NifS, with protein sequence MKVYLDNNATTKVDEEVVKAMMPYFSEYYGNPFSLHLFGAETGKAITEARQTIADILKAKPNEIIFTASGSEGDNLAIRGIAKAYKHRGKHIITSTIEHPAVKNTFIDLMDDGFEITMVPVDENGVIIMDEFKKALREDTILVSVMHANNEVGTFQPIEEIAKITKERKIIFHVDAVQTMGKVEIYPERMGIDLLSFSGHKFHAPKGIGVLYKRDGIRLARVITGGNQEGKRRPGTSNVPYIVGLAKALQMAVADMKEVWDKEEKLRDYFEDEITKRIPEIKINGKGARRLPGTSSITFKYLEGESMLLNLSLKGIAVSSGSACSSDSLQPSHVLLAMGIPAEFAHGTLRFSLSKYTTKEEIDYTIESLVEIIEKLRELSPLWKTFRDNKLTNEASF
- the nth gene encoding endonuclease III; translation: MTKKEKVKKILAELEKKFGEPKCALDFKTSFELLVAVILSAQCTDKRVNIVTEEMFKHVNTPEQFANMKLEEIENYIKSTGFFRNKAKNIKKCSEQLLEKYNGEVPQDMDKLTELAGVGRKTANVVRGEVWGLADGITVDTHVKRLSNLIGLVDSEDPIKIELELMKIVPKKSWINFSHYLILHGRATCIARRPKCSECEISEYCNYGVKKLSNEN
- a CDS encoding GNAT family N-acetyltransferase, encoding MSKFKIRNMRENDIEIIYKNLHLDFVNKYFKNKRQQQKIYKNHNEWYKAHISSFDYSIYVFEDEENNFVAMTSYEILRDIAKVNIYLNKDFRNKGYSQEILSESINKFLNDNKNIKYLQAYILEENIASKKIFENLGFMYDDKKEICNDRLEYLIFIKQL